From Candidatus Methylomirabilis limnetica, a single genomic window includes:
- a CDS encoding helix-turn-helix domain-containing protein has translation LNVISIHLPPLRDRREDIPLLAASFLADVAAALHCPDLHFSEDALRHLAMVPYPWPGNIRELRNVLQQVGVLLQHPEIRWDDFPASIRMVRAEALPADRPDSTGWLAQAERQLIRQIVQQCAGNLSQAAHQLGISRSTLYRKLEQFGLKRQMLIAPD, from the coding sequence CTCAACGTCATCTCCATCCATCTGCCGCCGCTGCGAGACCGACGGGAGGATATCCCGTTGCTCGCGGCCTCGTTCCTGGCCGATGTCGCTGCGGCGCTGCACTGTCCGGACCTGCACTTCAGCGAGGACGCCCTGCGCCATCTGGCGATGGTCCCATACCCATGGCCCGGCAACATCCGGGAGCTGCGGAATGTGTTGCAGCAGGTGGGTGTCCTGTTGCAACACCCGGAGATCAGGTGGGACGACTTTCCGGCGTCCATTCGTATGGTGCGCGCAGAGGCGCTGCCGGCCGACCGACCCGATTCGACCGGGTGGCTGGCCCAGGCCGAACGCCAGCTCATCCGCCAGATCGTCCAGCAGTGTGCGGGGAACCTGTCCCAGGCGGCACATCAACTCGGTATTTCCCGGAGCACGTTGTACCGGAAGCTGGAACAGTTTGGGCTGAAGCGACAGATGTTGATTGCTCCGGACTAG